A region from the Lolium perenne isolate Kyuss_39 chromosome 4, Kyuss_2.0, whole genome shotgun sequence genome encodes:
- the LOC127294487 gene encoding uncharacterized protein: MEAVSTIIKLAQQIAKAAETARRNRDMCRHLAGRALTIGNNLRDFKDAAASGDTASRRSALGRLKTALDDALKLVESSRRQSRWLAWLSSGRTAARFQDVDGRITACVVDLGLVELLHAGAQGRPPANTKAGQSKKKETDRSGKKKKKDGPKNGGAGKNSNKGKKKEIGAKNGNKSGGAAASNQKQKKNGGEQQGWNGSRQVKGKPAAAPAPRRCAAHSMEDDPGSCSVM; encoded by the exons ATGGAGGCGGTGAGCACGATCATCAAGTTGGCGCAGCAGATCGCTAAAGCGGCTGAGACCGCCCGCCGGAACAGGGACATGTGCCGGCACCTCGCCGGCCGCGCGCTTACCATCGGCAACAACCTCCGCGACTTCAAAGACGCAGCGGCCAGCGGCGACACGGCGTCCAGGCGGAGCGCGCTGGGCAGGCTCAAGACTGCCCTCGACGACGCGCTCAAGCTCGTCGAGTCCAGCCGCCGGCAGAGCCGCTGGCTTGCCTGGCTCTCCAGCGGCAGGACTGCCGCCAGGTTCCAGGACGTCGATGGGagaatcaccgcctgcgtcgttgaCCTCGGCCTCGTGGAGCTGCTCCACGCCGGCGCTCAAGGTCGTCCTCCCGCCAACACAAAAGCCGGCCAG TCGAAGAAGAAGGAGACGGACCGCagcgggaagaagaagaagaaagacggTCCCAAGAATGGCGGCGCCGGCAAAAACAGCAACAAAGGCAAGAAGAAAGAGATCGGTGCCAAAAATGGCAACAAGAGTGGCGGCGCCGCAGCTAGCAACCAGAAGCAGAAGAAGAACGGCGGTGAGCAGCAAGGCTGGAACGGTAGCAGGCAGGTGAAAGGGAAGCCCGCGGCCGCACCGGCACCCCGGCGCTGCGCCGCGCACTCCATGGAGGACGACCCCGGGTCTTGCTCCGTGATGTGA